The following proteins are co-located in the Spirosoma montaniterrae genome:
- a CDS encoding NAD(P)-dependent oxidoreductase gives MSPTSPTILVADEMHPSLFAMLTNAGYSFDYQPAITRTDLLNRLPDFTGLIIRSKTNVDEQLLSHAPHLKFIGRAGAGLDLIDLDAANRRGIRVFHAGEGNRDAVAEQVVGMLLVLLANILKADREVRQGIWDREGNRGYELGSLTVGLIGYGNNGSATARRLSGFGCRVLAHDKYRTDYGDAYAQEATMEELMAEADVLSLHIPLTDETRMLISDAFIAQMAKPFYLLNASRGEIASLSAIVRGLKSSKLRGVGLDVLENEKLAKLSPEQQTAFDYLRQSDRVVLTPHIAGWTHESYVRINEVLVRQLMNL, from the coding sequence ATGTCTCCCACTTCACCCACCATTCTCGTTGCCGATGAAATGCACCCGTCGCTGTTTGCGATGCTGACCAATGCCGGCTACTCGTTTGATTACCAGCCTGCCATTACCCGAACCGACTTACTCAACCGCCTTCCAGACTTTACCGGACTCATTATCCGAAGCAAAACTAACGTTGACGAGCAGCTACTCAGCCACGCCCCACATCTGAAATTTATAGGTCGTGCTGGAGCCGGGCTTGACCTGATCGACCTCGACGCTGCCAACCGGCGCGGTATTCGGGTTTTTCATGCGGGCGAGGGCAACCGCGACGCCGTGGCCGAACAGGTTGTAGGCATGCTGCTGGTGCTGCTGGCAAACATCCTGAAAGCTGACCGCGAGGTACGGCAGGGCATCTGGGACCGTGAAGGCAACCGGGGCTACGAACTTGGTAGTCTGACCGTAGGTTTGATTGGGTATGGCAACAACGGAAGTGCCACGGCCCGGCGGCTCAGCGGCTTTGGATGCCGCGTACTGGCGCACGACAAATACCGCACCGATTACGGCGATGCCTACGCGCAGGAAGCCACTATGGAAGAGCTTATGGCCGAAGCCGATGTACTGAGTCTGCACATTCCGCTGACCGACGAAACCCGGATGCTCATCAGCGATGCATTCATTGCACAAATGGCAAAACCGTTTTATCTCCTCAACGCATCGCGGGGCGAAATAGCCTCGTTGTCGGCCATTGTGCGCGGCCTGAAAAGCAGTAAACTACGCGGAGTTGGTTTAGACGTACTCGAAAACGAGAAGTTAGCAAAGCTCAGCCCTGAACAACAAACCGCCTTCGATTACCTCCGGCAGTCGGATCGGGTAGTGCTGACGCCCCATATCGCAGGCTGGACACACGAAAGTTACGTCAGAATCAACGAAGTGCTGGTACGACAGTTGATGAACCTGTAG
- the pdxA gene encoding 4-hydroxythreonine-4-phosphate dehydrogenase PdxA, translating to MEQRQSDNVNDTRPEPSDSEPVVNQPVSEGPVSSGKAAPEQRNNPQHRRDRDNRENRNNGTNRSNGGQPREDRPNDRRGEPKNGDESRRPSREDRPNRDERENRQRDDDGSPRGSNRSEAPSQENTGREDRLVIGISLGDYNGIGPEVILKALQYNRLQKICTPVIYGSMRILNRYRNLLEMKDWNLNGAQTIGQISHKLTNVITCFPDQNQDIQPGQVTPEAGQAALACLQRAVDDLKDNKLDALVTAPINKYNIQSDEFKFPGHTEFLAEQFGVQDNLMFMVSERLRVGVVTGHIPLGRVRQNVTRERISQKLTLMIRSLKQDFGIDKPKIAVLGLNPHAGEEGLLGNEENDVIKPLLAEWRNKGHLVFGPYPADGFFGTRSYAKFDAVLAMYHDQGLIPFKAIAFEEGVNFTGGMSIIRTSPDHGTAYDIAGKNLADETSMLQAIYTAIDIARKRKEFLETEANALK from the coding sequence ATGGAACAACGCCAATCCGATAATGTAAACGATACCCGCCCCGAACCGTCGGACAGCGAGCCGGTTGTTAATCAGCCAGTTAGTGAAGGCCCGGTCAGTAGCGGAAAAGCGGCACCCGAACAACGAAACAACCCACAGCATCGGCGTGACCGCGACAATCGGGAGAACCGTAACAATGGTACTAACCGCTCCAACGGCGGTCAGCCGCGCGAAGACCGGCCAAACGACCGGCGTGGCGAACCCAAAAACGGCGACGAATCCCGCCGACCCAGCCGGGAAGATCGCCCGAATCGCGATGAGCGCGAAAACCGGCAGCGCGACGACGACGGTAGCCCGCGCGGGAGCAATCGCAGCGAGGCACCGAGTCAGGAGAACACCGGGCGCGAAGATCGGTTGGTGATCGGCATTTCGCTGGGCGACTATAATGGCATTGGCCCTGAAGTCATCCTCAAAGCTCTGCAATACAACCGATTACAGAAAATTTGTACGCCCGTTATTTATGGCTCGATGCGGATTCTGAATCGATACCGCAACCTGCTGGAAATGAAAGACTGGAACCTGAATGGGGCACAAACGATTGGTCAGATCAGCCATAAACTGACCAACGTTATCACCTGCTTCCCCGATCAAAATCAGGATATTCAGCCGGGGCAGGTAACGCCCGAAGCCGGGCAGGCCGCGCTGGCCTGTTTGCAACGTGCCGTCGACGACCTGAAAGACAACAAGTTAGATGCACTCGTCACGGCTCCAATCAATAAATACAACATTCAGTCAGACGAGTTTAAGTTTCCGGGACATACTGAATTTCTGGCCGAACAATTTGGCGTACAGGACAATCTGATGTTCATGGTCAGCGAACGCCTGCGCGTGGGCGTTGTAACGGGACATATTCCGCTGGGTCGCGTTCGGCAGAACGTCACGCGCGAACGCATCTCGCAGAAGCTGACACTTATGATACGGTCGCTGAAGCAGGATTTTGGCATCGACAAACCCAAAATTGCCGTGCTGGGTTTGAACCCTCACGCGGGTGAAGAAGGGTTATTGGGCAACGAAGAGAACGACGTTATCAAGCCGCTGCTGGCCGAATGGCGCAACAAAGGGCATTTGGTATTTGGCCCCTACCCCGCCGATGGCTTCTTCGGTACGCGCAGCTACGCTAAGTTCGATGCCGTGCTGGCGATGTACCACGATCAGGGGTTGATTCCGTTTAAAGCCATTGCCTTTGAAGAAGGCGTTAATTTCACTGGCGGGATGTCTATAATACGTACCTCGCCCGACCACGGCACCGCCTACGACATTGCCGGGAAAAACCTCGCCGACGAAACGTCTATGCTGCAAGCCATTTACACGGCTATCGACATTGCCCGCAAACGAAAAGAATTTTTAGAAACCGAAGCCAACGCACTGAAATGA
- a CDS encoding YicC/YloC family endoribonuclease yields MLKSMTGFGNATIETESLSVTAEVKTLNSKFLDIYCRLPRQFADKEIELRSLLTQQLERGKVEVSVNVSRTNAVRPGVVINRPLVAAYVSDLKETANSMLMSIPDTDVLQLALQQPNAYLTDTPETTADTNEYATVRAAVEEAIRRCDDFRRQDGAVLEHKFQEYIQIISDRLDAIEEHDVRRIPAVRDRLRNSVRELLESESFDQNRFEQELVYYVEKFDISEEKVRLKNHLGYFLEVLSTEEANGKKLNFISQEIGREINTIGSKANDATIQRFVVQMKDELEKIKEQTMNVI; encoded by the coding sequence ATGCTTAAATCCATGACCGGTTTCGGTAACGCGACAATAGAGACCGAGAGTTTATCGGTAACTGCCGAAGTCAAGACCCTGAATTCTAAGTTCTTAGATATTTATTGTCGATTACCCCGGCAATTTGCCGATAAAGAAATTGAGTTGCGGTCGTTGTTGACGCAGCAGCTTGAGCGCGGTAAAGTCGAAGTGTCGGTCAATGTTTCGCGCACGAATGCCGTGCGGCCCGGTGTGGTTATCAACCGCCCACTGGTGGCAGCCTACGTCAGCGACCTGAAAGAGACAGCCAACAGTATGCTGATGAGCATTCCCGACACCGACGTGCTGCAACTGGCTCTGCAACAACCCAATGCTTACCTAACCGACACACCCGAAACCACCGCCGATACCAACGAATACGCTACAGTACGGGCGGCAGTTGAAGAGGCTATTCGCCGGTGCGACGATTTTCGGCGGCAGGACGGAGCCGTACTCGAGCATAAGTTTCAGGAGTATATTCAGATTATCAGCGACCGGCTCGATGCCATTGAAGAACACGACGTCCGGCGCATTCCTGCCGTGCGCGACCGACTACGAAACTCGGTTCGCGAATTGCTCGAAAGCGAATCCTTCGACCAAAATCGCTTCGAGCAGGAACTGGTCTATTACGTCGAAAAATTTGACATTTCGGAAGAGAAAGTCCGGTTGAAAAACCACCTCGGTTACTTTCTGGAAGTGCTGTCGACCGAAGAGGCCAATGGTAAAAAACTGAATTTTATTTCCCAGGAAATTGGCCGCGAAATCAACACCATCGGCTCGAAAGCCAACGACGCAACCATTCAGCGGTTTGTGGTGCAGATGAAAGATGAACTGGAGAAGATTAAAGAACAGACCATGAACGTGATATAG
- the bla gene encoding class A beta-lactamase, subclass A2, giving the protein MKMMKKSVQLAALLFVLIAYETSAQTTDALRQKLQQIISTKNAVVGVSIIANNGKDTLSLHGNRHCPTQSVFKFHAALAVLDQIDKGKFSLDQKVAVQKKDLLPGFWSPLREENPDGGSFAISKLIQYAVSQSDNVACDALLRLLGGPQVVEGYIRENGIKDISLKFNEEDMQAQWDNMFQNWTTPIAASETLRKFYDTGNQLLSPKSYAFIWRIMKETTTGEGRLKGLLPKGTIVAHKTGSSGTNKEGLTPATNDIGIVFLPNGNYFIISVFVANSTENDQTNERIIAEIAKATWDHYATAKK; this is encoded by the coding sequence CTGAAAATGATGAAAAAATCGGTTCAATTGGCAGCCTTGTTATTCGTTCTGATCGCCTACGAAACATCAGCCCAAACGACCGATGCGCTAAGGCAGAAACTACAACAAATCATTTCGACCAAAAACGCCGTTGTTGGGGTTTCAATCATTGCCAATAATGGTAAAGATACCCTTTCACTACACGGGAACAGGCATTGCCCAACGCAAAGTGTGTTTAAGTTTCATGCTGCGTTAGCCGTATTAGACCAAATTGACAAAGGAAAATTCTCGTTGGACCAGAAAGTAGCGGTACAGAAAAAAGACTTATTACCCGGATTCTGGAGTCCTCTACGGGAAGAAAACCCTGACGGAGGAAGTTTCGCCATATCGAAACTGATCCAATACGCTGTTTCTCAAAGCGACAACGTTGCCTGTGATGCTCTGTTGCGGCTACTGGGAGGGCCACAAGTCGTTGAAGGATACATCAGAGAAAACGGCATTAAGGATATATCCCTCAAATTCAACGAAGAAGATATGCAGGCGCAGTGGGATAACATGTTCCAGAATTGGACCACGCCCATAGCGGCAAGCGAGACGCTGAGAAAATTCTATGACACAGGTAATCAACTACTTTCTCCAAAAAGCTATGCCTTTATCTGGCGAATAATGAAAGAAACAACAACCGGGGAAGGCAGACTAAAAGGGCTATTACCTAAAGGAACGATTGTTGCGCACAAGACAGGTTCTTCGGGAACTAATAAAGAAGGTCTGACACCTGCCACCAATGATATAGGCATTGTGTTCCTGCCAAATGGGAATTATTTTATCATTAGCGTCTTTGTGGCTAACTCTACAGAAAATGACCAGACGAATGAACGAATAATCGCCGAGATAGCCAAGGCAACCTGGGACCACTACGCTACGGCGAAAAAATAA
- a CDS encoding GrpB family protein translates to MTNFIEPHKKEWKTEFDNLRRVLLKILDGYDVDIQHVGSTAISGLHAKPILDIDIIIENKHRLGEIAIELEKVGYQNRGEQGISGRFAFRQTSTLTPKTDHAKKWQKHHLYVCFADSLALKNHLLFRDALLLDEKLVEQYSLLKIRLTKENGMTRDKYTERKTDFIVSVLESLGLDKKELHKITSENCTDRL, encoded by the coding sequence ATGACGAATTTTATTGAGCCACATAAAAAAGAATGGAAAACTGAATTCGACAACCTGAGACGAGTTTTACTAAAAATACTTGACGGCTATGATGTAGACATTCAGCACGTAGGAAGTACGGCTATTTCAGGACTTCACGCCAAACCGATTTTAGATATTGACATCATAATTGAGAACAAACACCGTCTGGGCGAAATAGCTATTGAACTCGAAAAGGTTGGATACCAAAACAGGGGCGAGCAGGGTATTTCAGGTCGTTTTGCCTTCAGACAAACTTCTACCTTGACGCCTAAAACTGACCATGCTAAGAAATGGCAAAAACACCACCTCTACGTGTGTTTTGCTGACAGTTTAGCCTTGAAAAATCATCTTTTATTTCGTGACGCATTGTTGCTCGACGAAAAACTTGTCGAGCAATACTCGCTGCTGAAAATCAGGCTGACAAAAGAAAATGGAATGACCAGAGACAAGTACACCGAGCGAAAGACAGATTTTATTGTTTCTGTTCTGGAAAGTCTCGGATTGGACAAAAAGGAACTCCATAAAATCACAAGTGAAAACTGTACCGATAGGCTATGA
- a CDS encoding NAD(P)-dependent alcohol dehydrogenase: MKSVIYKAYGPPSVLHLAEVEKPQPKSNEVLVQVYASTVTSGAVWVRQGRFPGSSFFTLALRLMFGITKPRRPILGFEFSGIVEAVGPNVTRFRAGDAVYGTTTGLPNGAYAEYVCVPERWSQGVIAKKPAQLTFEEAAALPVGGMTALQLLGKTQLRAGQNILIYGASGSVGTYAVQLAKHVGATVTGVCSTANVSFVQSLGADTVIDYTCTDITQYGGQFDVVFDAVGKLPAATLKTLLTNNGRYISVRSMTNERTEHLDALHQMIEAGKLRPAIDRTYPLEQIVDAHEYVDTGRKRGNVVICI; encoded by the coding sequence ATGAAATCTGTTATTTACAAAGCCTACGGACCTCCATCGGTATTGCACCTCGCCGAGGTGGAGAAGCCCCAACCCAAGTCCAACGAGGTGCTTGTACAGGTCTATGCCTCAACCGTTACGTCGGGGGCAGTCTGGGTCCGGCAGGGGCGTTTCCCCGGTTCTTCGTTTTTTACGCTCGCGCTTCGGCTGATGTTCGGCATTACCAAACCCCGTCGGCCCATTCTGGGCTTCGAGTTTTCGGGCATAGTAGAAGCGGTGGGACCGAACGTAACGCGCTTCCGTGCCGGCGATGCGGTGTACGGCACTACCACTGGCCTGCCCAATGGGGCGTATGCCGAGTACGTATGCGTGCCCGAACGCTGGTCGCAGGGGGTTATTGCGAAAAAACCAGCCCAACTGACGTTCGAGGAGGCTGCTGCGCTGCCCGTAGGTGGCATGACGGCCCTGCAACTGCTTGGCAAAACGCAATTACGGGCCGGGCAAAACATTCTGATCTACGGAGCTTCGGGCAGTGTCGGCACTTACGCCGTTCAGTTGGCGAAGCATGTTGGCGCAACCGTTACGGGCGTATGCAGCACCGCCAACGTATCGTTCGTACAATCGCTGGGAGCCGATACAGTTATCGACTATACTTGCACCGATATCACGCAGTATGGAGGTCAGTTCGACGTAGTGTTCGATGCCGTTGGCAAGCTCCCTGCCGCTACGCTTAAAACTCTATTGACCAACAACGGACGATACATATCGGTACGCTCCATGACCAACGAACGAACCGAACACCTCGATGCTCTCCATCAGATGATCGAAGCCGGGAAGCTAAGACCAGCCATCGACCGCACTTACCCACTCGAACAGATCGTCGATGCACACGAATACGTAGATACAGGCCGCAAGCGGGGCAACGTAGTGATATGTATTTGA
- a CDS encoding DUF1801 domain-containing protein, whose amino-acid sequence MKTLDNFYASLPDATQSCLLALRDLILAQSERLTPAWKWNTPFFDYKGRYLFYLSARHKKLDCPYIGVVNGNEFDHPALTLGNRAQIKIMFINPEEDLPVEQITEVLQLAMAQRDQPNSRT is encoded by the coding sequence ATGAAAACGCTCGATAATTTCTACGCAAGTCTGCCCGACGCTACACAAAGCTGTTTGCTCGCTCTGCGCGATCTGATTCTGGCCCAAAGCGAACGCCTGACCCCGGCCTGGAAATGGAATACGCCTTTCTTCGATTATAAAGGCCGGTACCTGTTCTATCTTTCGGCCAGGCACAAGAAACTCGACTGCCCATACATCGGCGTTGTGAATGGTAATGAGTTCGACCACCCCGCCCTGACTCTGGGGAACCGAGCACAGATAAAAATCATGTTTATCAATCCTGAAGAAGACCTGCCCGTTGAGCAAATCACAGAGGTACTTCAACTGGCTATGGCACAACGTGATCAGCCCAACAGCCGAACGTAA
- a CDS encoding Kazal-type serine protease inhibitor family protein, with amino-acid sequence MKTLLISALLVSLFGCSQESVESDCVEKINPDIACTMQYDPVCGCNGKTYGNACIAGASGIRVVANGDCKAN; translated from the coding sequence ATGAAGACGCTGCTAATCTCTGCCCTGCTCGTGTCTCTGTTTGGCTGCTCGCAGGAATCTGTCGAGAGTGATTGTGTAGAGAAAATAAACCCCGATATTGCCTGCACCATGCAGTATGATCCTGTGTGCGGGTGCAATGGAAAAACCTACGGAAACGCCTGTATAGCTGGTGCATCGGGCATACGTGTTGTAGCCAATGGCGATTGCAAAGCCAACTAA